Proteins from a single region of Echeneis naucrates chromosome 2, fEcheNa1.1, whole genome shotgun sequence:
- the arpc2 gene encoding actin-related protein 2/3 complex subunit 2, giving the protein MILLEINNRIIEETLTLKFDAASNGTKPEAVDVTFADFDGVLYHISNPNGDKTKVMVSISLKFYKELQEHGADELLKRVYGNFLVSPESGYNVSLLYDLDALPANKDEAVHQAGMLKRNCFASVFEKYFKFQEEGKEGESRAVVHYRDDESMYVEAKKDRVTVVFSTVFKDDDDVIIGKVFMQEFKEGRRASHTAPQVLFSHREPPLELKDTDAAVGDNIGYITFVLFPRHTNANARDNTINLIHTFRDYLHYHIKCSKAYIHTRMRAKTSDFLKVLNRARPDAEKKEMKTISGKTFSR; this is encoded by the exons AACCAAACCAGAAGCGGTCGATGTGACGTTTGCAG ATTTCGATGGCGTCTTGTACCATATCTCCAACCCGAATGGGGACAAGACCAAAGTGATGGTCAGCATCTCCCTGAAGTTCTACAAAGAgctgcaggaacatggagctGATGAG ctacTTAAGAGGGTCTATGGGAATTTCCTGGTGTCACCAGAGTCTG GCTACAATGTGTCGCTCCTCTATGACCTGGACGCGCTGCCGGCTAACAAAGATGAGGCTGTCCACCAGGCGGGCATGCTGAAGAGGAACTGCTTCGCCTCAGTGTTTGAAAAGTACTTCAAGTTCCAGGAAGAGGGCAAAGAGGGCGAGAGTAGGGCTGTGGTCCACTACAGAGACGACGAATCCAT GTATGTGGAGGCCAAGAAGGACAGAGTGACGGTTGTGTTCAGCACAGTGTTCAAAGATGACGACGATGTCATCATCGGCAAAGTCTTCATGCAG GAGTTCAAAGAGGGTCGGCGAGCCAGCCACACGGCCCCGCAGGTCCTGTTCAGCCACAGGGAGCCGCCGCTGGAGCTGAAGGACACAGACGCCGCTGTAGGGGACAACATCGGATACATCACCTTCG TGCTGTTCCCACGCCACACCAATGCCAATGCCAGAGACAACACCATCAACCTCATCCACACCTTCAGGGACTACCTGCACTACCACATAAAGTGCTCCAAG GCCTACATTCACACACGCATGAGGGCCAAGACATCAGACTTCCTCAAGGTGCTGAACCGCGCTCGGCCCGACGCTGAGAAAAAGGAGATGAAGACCATCTC TGGAAAGACTTTCTCCCGCTGA
- the LOC115054109 gene encoding keratin, type I cytoskeletal 18-like, with translation MPLNTSASMFGGAGGRGSRASVASLEGLRNVLRNEPRNEPRNYSAPLTPSAASPADSSAAPPPPADDKHLLQGLNGRLSSYLDRVKQLKEENDHLEKEIDEILSKRKAPEGRDWDQTEKPLDDLRDKIKDITMDNAKLMLDIDTTKLANDDFKNKLNDETKARKEVEKDLELLKKTMEDTKLNCEQKKKEIALVKDELDRLKEEHKDEVDGLLVKIKDSEVKVEIDSKNFNLDKAVNKIRYQYKELAQKNLEEAEDWYQRKFENIKAVEAQNVEALQSGKTELLELLKQKQIIEIKIQGLKNTIQNLEQTLSATQFESSQQLAPLNHVIMELATELEKVRMQVENQVETNNNLLCVKMKLESEINDYQQLINGMASDAESMEFSVEDSLDGEKKTTNEAAVKEQALVKQNDAPLNKSMDGDVTKAEDAAPPKDPTKNKKPKSKTKKSSSSSSSSSSSSSSSSSSSSSDSESEGKKKKQVDTKA, from the exons ATGCCTCTAAACACCTCAGCCAGCATGTTCGGTGGAGCCGGTGGAAGGGGCTCCAGAGCCTCCGTGGCCAGCCTGGAGGGGCTGCGCAACGTGCTGCGCAACGAGCCGCGCAACGAGCCGCGCAACTACTCCGCTCCCCTCACGCCATCTGCTGCGTCCCCCGCAGACTCCAGCGCCGCTCCTCCGCCCCCCGCCGATGACAAGCACCTTCTGCAGGGTCTGAACGGCCGGCTGTCCAGCTACCTGGACCGGGTGAAGCAGCTCAAGGAGGAAAACGACCACCTGGAGAAAGAGATCGATGAGATTCTGTCCAAGAGGAAAGCTCCTGAGGGCCGCGACTGGGACCAGACTGAGAAACCCCTGGATGACCTCAGGGACAAA atcAAAGACATCACCATGGACAATGCCAAGCTGATGCTTGATATTGACACCACCAAACTGGCAAACGATGACTTCAAGAACAA GCTGAATGATGAGACAAAGGCCCGGAAGGAAGTGGAGAAAGACCTGGAACTCCTGAAGAAGACCATGGAGGACACCAAGCTGAACTgtgagcagaagaagaaagagatcGCGTTGGTGAAGGACGAGCTCGACCGCCTCAAGGAGGAGCACAAAGAT GAGGTGGATGGCCTGCTTGTGAAAATCAAGGACTCCGAAGTGAAGGTGGAGATCGATTCCAAAAACTTCAACCTGGACAAGGCCGTCAATAAGATTCGCTACCAGTACAAAGAACTGGCCCAGAAGAACTTGGAGGAGGCTGAGGATTGGTACCAGAGGAAG TTTGAGAACATCAAGGCGGTGGAGGCCCAGAACGTGGAGGCGTTGCAGTCTGGCAAAACCGAGCTCCTCGagctgctgaaacaaaaacaaatcattgaAATTAAGATCCAGGGCTTGAAGAACACG ATCCAAAACCTGGAGCAAACGCTGTCGGCCACTCAATTTGAGTCGAGTCAGCAGCTGGCCCCGCTCAACCATGTGATCATGGAGCTGGCGACGGAGCTGGAGAAGGTGAGGATGCAGGTGGAGAACCAGGTGGAGACCAACAATAACCTGCTGTGCGTCAAGATGAAGCTGGAGTCGGAAATCAACGACTACCAGCAGCTGATCAACGGGATGGCCTCTGACGCTGAAAG CATGGAATTTTCTGTAGAGGATTCATTGGACGGTG aaaaaaagacaacaaatgagGCAGCCGTCAAAGAGCAGGCCCTGGTGAAGCAAAATGACGCACCCCTGAACAAATCCATGGATGGAGACGTCACCAAGGCCGAGGATGCTGCACCACCCAAAGACCccacaaagaataaaaaaccCAAGAGCAAAACTAAGAAGagttcatcctcttcctcctcatcctcatcctcctcttcttcttcttcttcttcctcctcctctgactctgagAGTGAgggcaaaaagaagaagcaagtTGACACCAAAGCTTGA
- the LOC115054118 gene encoding intermediate filament protein ON3-like isoform X2 codes for MSKPRDYSSQSFSPVGSGPARSQAPRKVDPSGKAREKDEMVGLNDKFIRLIEKVKQLENENKKLDTKLKILKEQEDYEGNVDAIVRQMEMELEQQIESLLSDKDKLNAELLKSQEEKEDTKQRYEDEQQKKNELENGFFLTKKDVVNGHLEAVSLALELEDLMEKLDFLRVGYDEEIKELESQVQNRTVIIPDSSKRTLDMEEIIQSVKNQYATMATRSREEVEQWNQRKIDALALTAGQREQEVRDLKRNISDMVRLIQRLNGDMAALLRKEESLKKEITEAQSQGDDKLQQAREDIAKLEEALRKAKQDLAGQIREHQDLMNLKLALDIEIATYHKLLEGEEERMNDIMCNSAF; via the exons ATGTCCAAACCCAGAGACTACAGCAGCCAGTCCTTCTCTCCTGTCGGCTCAGGACCCGCCAGGAGCCAGGCGCCCAGGAAGGTGGACCCCTCCGGCAAAGCCCGAGAGAAGGACGAAATGGTCGGACTCAATGACAAGTTCATCAGGTTGATTGAGAAG GTGAAGCAGCTGGAGAACGAGAACAAAAAGCTGGACACGAAGCTGAAGATcctgaaggagcaggaggacTACGAGGGGAACGTCGACGCCATTGTGAGGCAGATGGAGAtggagctggagcagcagaTCGAGAGCTTGCTCTCCGACAAGGACAAGCTGAATGCCGAGCTGCTGAAGAgccaggaggagaaggaggacaCCAAGCAGAG GTATGAAGATgagcagcaaaagaaaaatgaactgGAAAATGGTTTTTTCCTCACCAAAAAG gATGTAGTGAACGGTCACCTGGAGGCGGTGAGTCTGGCTCTGGAGCTGGAGGACCTGATGGAAAAGCTGGATTTCCTCAGGGTCGGCTATGATGAG GAGATCAAGGAGCTGGAGTCTCAGGTCCAGAACAGGACTGTGATCATACCTGACAGCAGCAAACGGACTCTGGACATGGAGGAAATCATCCAAAGCGTCAAGAATCAGTACGCCACGATGGCCACCCGCTCCAGGGAGGAAGTGGAGCAGTGGAACCAGAGAAAG atCGACGCCTTGGCCTTAACTGCAGGACAACGTGAGCAGGAAGTGCGTGATTTAAAGAGGAACATCTCAGACATGGTGCGACTCATCCAACGGCTCAACGGTGACATGGCGGCTCTCCTCAGGAAG gagGAGTCCCTGAAGAAGGAGATCACTGAAGCTCAGTCTCAGGGCGACGACAAGCTGCAGCAGGCCCGGGAGGACATCGCCAAGCTGGAGGAGGCCTTGAGAAAGGCCAAACAGGACTTGGCTGGACAGATCCGGGAGCACCAGGACCTGATGAACCTCAAGTTGGCCTTGGACATCGAGATCGCCACCTACCACAAGCTGCTGGAGGGCGAGGAGGAGAG GATGAACGACATCATGTGCAACTCAG ccttttaa
- the LOC115054118 gene encoding intermediate filament protein ON3-like isoform X1 yields the protein MSKPRDYSSQSFSPVGSGPARSQAPRKVDPSGKAREKDEMVGLNDKFIRLIEKVKQLENENKKLDTKLKILKEQEDYEGNVDAIVRQMEMELEQQIESLLSDKDKLNAELLKSQEEKEDTKQRYEDEQQKKNELENGFFLTKKDVVNGHLEAVSLALELEDLMEKLDFLRVGYDEEIKELESQVQNRTVIIPDSSKRTLDMEEIIQSVKNQYATMATRSREEVEQWNQRKIDALALTAGQREQEVRDLKRNISDMVRLIQRLNGDMAALLRKEESLKKEITEAQSQGDDKLQQAREDIAKLEEALRKAKQDLAGQIREHQDLMNLKLALDIEIATYHKLLEGEEERMNDIMCNSDVHPPPKQHQLEPPSPECAVILSDLPTLKNCLLIRVEVEAGRVVSETTHYTD from the exons ATGTCCAAACCCAGAGACTACAGCAGCCAGTCCTTCTCTCCTGTCGGCTCAGGACCCGCCAGGAGCCAGGCGCCCAGGAAGGTGGACCCCTCCGGCAAAGCCCGAGAGAAGGACGAAATGGTCGGACTCAATGACAAGTTCATCAGGTTGATTGAGAAG GTGAAGCAGCTGGAGAACGAGAACAAAAAGCTGGACACGAAGCTGAAGATcctgaaggagcaggaggacTACGAGGGGAACGTCGACGCCATTGTGAGGCAGATGGAGAtggagctggagcagcagaTCGAGAGCTTGCTCTCCGACAAGGACAAGCTGAATGCCGAGCTGCTGAAGAgccaggaggagaaggaggacaCCAAGCAGAG GTATGAAGATgagcagcaaaagaaaaatgaactgGAAAATGGTTTTTTCCTCACCAAAAAG gATGTAGTGAACGGTCACCTGGAGGCGGTGAGTCTGGCTCTGGAGCTGGAGGACCTGATGGAAAAGCTGGATTTCCTCAGGGTCGGCTATGATGAG GAGATCAAGGAGCTGGAGTCTCAGGTCCAGAACAGGACTGTGATCATACCTGACAGCAGCAAACGGACTCTGGACATGGAGGAAATCATCCAAAGCGTCAAGAATCAGTACGCCACGATGGCCACCCGCTCCAGGGAGGAAGTGGAGCAGTGGAACCAGAGAAAG atCGACGCCTTGGCCTTAACTGCAGGACAACGTGAGCAGGAAGTGCGTGATTTAAAGAGGAACATCTCAGACATGGTGCGACTCATCCAACGGCTCAACGGTGACATGGCGGCTCTCCTCAGGAAG gagGAGTCCCTGAAGAAGGAGATCACTGAAGCTCAGTCTCAGGGCGACGACAAGCTGCAGCAGGCCCGGGAGGACATCGCCAAGCTGGAGGAGGCCTTGAGAAAGGCCAAACAGGACTTGGCTGGACAGATCCGGGAGCACCAGGACCTGATGAACCTCAAGTTGGCCTTGGACATCGAGATCGCCACCTACCACAAGCTGCTGGAGGGCGAGGAGGAGAG GATGAACGACATCATGTGCAACTCAG ACGTTCATCCGCCACCTAAGCAGCACCAACTAGAGCCTCCATCTCCAGAATGCGCCGTCATCCTGTCGGATCTCCCCACCCTCAAGAACTGCCTGCTGATCCGGGTGGAAGTGGAGGCAGGTAGAGTCGTGTCTGAAACCACCCATTACACTGACTGA
- the gpbar1 gene encoding G-protein coupled bile acid receptor 1, translating to MDTSGSYTFLSWEQLIYTITIPLSTSIILANLVIILGIAWNRQLHNTPNYFFLSLLVADMCTGVALPFIALMGLNRELSFSSCLVAHVFPNFLFLAFLFNLVMVHYERFICIVDPLHYNTLWMHRSFPLTLLVVWVPPLLYACLPAFGWNNWTSPAWDGCCRASNQTLSPFSNCLTNGTACCSYRRVFPNAFIYLEVYGLVLPAILTIAGMTSRVLWITRGQMKEICRLHRAVERGSQASDQEQRMNLRYTRCVAAVSLTFLACWAPYLIYMHVCIAFLMSDTKWSSTTHIVLSCTGIGSMAVVPLVLGLANKQYTEPASKLLQKLRDRWRWRMQESEGTAI from the coding sequence ATGGACACCAGCGGCTCTTACACCTTTCTGTCCTGGGAGCAGCTCATCTACACCATCACCATACCGCTGTCGACCTCCATCATCCTCGCCAACCTCGTCATCATCCTGGGCATCGCCTGGAACCGCCAGCTCCACAACACGCCCAACTACTTCTTCCTCAGCCTGCTGGTGGCCGACATGTGCACGGGCGTGGCCTTGCCCTTCATAGCGTTAATGGGCCTGAACCGGGAGTTAAGTTTCAGCTCGTGTTTGGTGGCGCACGTTTTCCCAAATTTCCTTTTCTTGGCGTTCCTGTTCAACCTGGTCATGGTCCACTATGAGCGCTTCATCTGCATCGTCGACCCCCTGCACTACAACACCTTGTGGATGCACCGCAGTTTCCCTCTGACCTTGCTCGTGGTCTGGGTGCCACCGCTTCTGTACGCATGTCTACCTGCTTTCGGGTGGAATAACTGGACAAGCCCAGCCTGGGACGGCTGCTGCCGTGCAAGCAACCAAACACTCAGTCcattttcaaactgtttaaCCAACGGAACCGCCTGCTGCTCCTACAGGCGAGTTTTCCCCAACGCTTTCATCTACTTGGAGGTGTACGGACTCGTCCTCCCAGCTATTCTCACCATCGCTGGCATGACCAGCCGCGTTCTGTGGATCACCCGAGGCCAGATGAAGGAAATTTGTCGCCTGCACCGGGCGGTGGAGCGGGGAAGTCAGGCGTCGGACCAGGAGCAGAGGATGAACCTGCGGTACACTCGCTGCGTGGCGGCCGTGTCGCTGACCTTTCTGGCCTGCTGGGCCCCTTACCTCATCTACATGCACGTCTGCATCGCCTTCCTGATGAGCGACACCAAGTGGAGCTCCACCACTCACATCGTGCTGTCCTGCACCGGCATCGGGAGCATGGCCGTGGTGCCGCTGGTGCTCGGCCTGGCCAACAAACAGTACACAGAACCGGCGTCCAAGCTTCTCCAGAAGCTCAGGGACAGATGGAGGTGGCGGATGCAGGAATCAGAGGGAACGGCTATCTGA
- the aamp gene encoding angio-associated migratory cell protein, which translates to MDNTEESAIELHGDEEIIEVIDLNDVETGPDDLADDLEDVDFEDAGNADDADDNEGWETEDEMDAEAEQDDSELTFSKHTGSVFCVSLDPATNSLAVTGGEDDKAYVWRVSDGEVLLECTGHKDSVTCAVFSHDSSLVASGDMSGMIKVWKVETKEEIWSFEVGDLEWLEWHPCAPVLLAGTDDGNVWMWKIPAGDCKTFPSSACQATSGKVLPDGKRAIVGYEDGTVRVWDLKQGNAVHIIKGQDGHQGALTCLACNKDGSLVLTGSVDGCAKLINTATGKVVGAFSVDGGKAKGSKEEEDSNSVESVGFCNILPLIAVAYLDGTLAIYDLSTQVLRHRCQHEAGIVHLQWEDSSSLVSTCSLDGALRFWDARSGNMVSEYHGHTAEILDFTINREGSLAITASGDNQVKVFCLQRPDR; encoded by the exons ATGGACAACACGGAGGAAAGTGCGATTGAGCTCCACGGAGATGAAGAAATTATTGAAGTGATTGACCTAAACGACGTGGAGACTGGTCCTG ATGATTTGGCCGATGACTTGGAGGATGTTGACTTTGAAGATGCTGGAAAcgctgatgatgctgatgacaaCGAAGGCTGGGAGACGGAGGATGAGATGGACGCTGAGGCGGAGCAGGATGACAGCGAGCTCACCTTCTCCAAACACACCG GCTCGGTGTTTTGTGTGAGTTTGGATCCTGCGACAAACAGCCTGGCTGtaacaggaggagaggatgacAAGGCTTATGTTTGGAGGGTGAGCGATGGAGAAGTCCTGTTGGAGTGCACAG gtCACAAAGACTCTGTGACGTGTGCCGTCTTCAGCCACGACTCCTCCCTGGTGGCTTCTGGAGACATGAGCGGCATGATTAAAGTTTGGAAGGTAGAAACCAAAGAGGAAATCTGGTCCTTCGAAGTGGGAGATCTGGAG TGGTTGGAGTGGCATCCCTGTGCTCCTGTGCTGCTGGCAGGAACAGACGACGGGAACGTGTGGATGTGGAAGATCCCAGCAGGAGACTGTAAAACCTTCCCGAGTTCTGCATGTCAGGCCACCAGCGGCAAAGTCCTACCTGATG GGAAACGGGCCATCGTGGGTTATGAGGATGGGACAGTGCGTGTGTGGGATTTGAAGCAGGGCAACGCCGTCCACATTATTAAAG GTCAGGACGGACATCAGGGAGCCCTGACCTGCCTGGCGTGCAACAAGGACGGTTCTCTGGTGCTAACGGGTTCAGTGGACGGCTGCGCCAAGCTCATCAACACCGCTACAGGCAAG GTGGTTGGAGCATTCTCTGTGGACGGAGGAAAAGCTAAAGgatcaaaagaagaagaagattcCAACTCCGTCGAATCGGTGGGATTCTGTAACAT CCTGCCTCTCATCGCTGTGGCGTACCTCGACGGGACTCTGGCCATATACGACCTCTCAACGCAGGTCCTGAGGCACAGGTGTCAACACGAG GCCGGTATTGTGCACTTGCAGTGGGAAGACTCGTCCTCTCTGGTGTCCACCTGCAGTTTAGACGGCGCTCTGCGGTTTTGGGACGCTCGTTCTGGGAACATGGTGTCAGAGTACCACGGCCACACTGCAGAGATCCTGGACTTTACCATAAACAG gGAGGGGTCTCTCGCAATAACAGCCTCAGGAGACAACCAGGTGAAAGTCTTCTGCCTGCAAAGACCTGACCGGTag